In Rhodopirellula sp. P2, the DNA window GGGCAGGTTGATTGATCGGGCACCGCGGCCGGTAGGTTGGGGCGGCGCAGCAAAAACGGTTCGCGAATTCATTCCAACGGAATTTTCGCGAACTGCTTGGGCCGGAGTCATTTCTTGGAAGAAGTGTTTCCCAGGACGGGAGGTACCAAGAACGTGCCATCTTGGGAGGCGGGCGCGGTTCGCGTCGCCACCTCGGCTGACAGGCTTTGGTCTGGCGTGTCGTCCCGAAATCGGTTTTCGACATCCAGCGCACTGGTCATCGGCTCGACACCTGAGGTGTCGAGTTCAGACAATTGTTCCACGAAACCGAGGATGTCCGCGATTTGCGGACCGAAATCGGTTTGCTCTTGTTCCGTTAGCTGAAGGCGAGCCAGTCGAGCCAATTTTTGGATATCGACTGACGCACCGTTGCCAGAACCGGACATCAGGACTTTTTACCGCCGCTGACGTCAAACGGTTTTGTTTTCACGGTTTTGCGTACGACACCGCTGCGAATGCACTGAGTGCAAATCCGCAGTGATTTGTTGGTGCCGTTGGGCAAGGTCACGTGAACTTTTTGCAAGTTGGGGACAAATTTACGGCGTGTGCAACCAGTGATTTTGGTACCGACTCCGCCCAGGTACTTCGCTTTACCCCGGGTTTCAATACGGTTGCCCATTTGGACTTTCTTGCCGCACGCTTCGCATTGTCGTGCCATCTGATTCTCCGCCACCGCTTGCGGTGATTGTCATGTGTGTGGTTTTAAACGCTCAAAATCCCTGATTCCAGGGAGAAGCCCCGCAGGATAGCGGGTGGAACGTTTTATTGAAAGCAGGATTTTCACATCTACCGAGCGTCTTCGGTCCTGAATCATCACATTTTACCTAAATGGCATCAGGGGAACGACCGGCAGATGAGGAGTAACAGGTGCGTTGCGCACCCCGGCGGCGGTTTCTGAGTGGATTTGAGGACGGGTTGGGGACGGACTCGGCAAATGCACCGATGAATTCCTCCGACGACATGATGGATTGCTTTCAACTCACTCGAAAACTTTCGAGGTGATTGATTCGAATTTCGAAACGATTGCTTGGGAATTTCGATGTGCCTTCGGCGGCAGGCAGCGTGTGCGTTGAAAAAGCGATGGACTGCGTTTGTTTCATCGTTCAAGAGCGAGAGAACGGCCCTCCCCAAATGTGGGGGCACAGCTTCTGGTTCTGACGGCATCCATTTTGAATCTTGGTGACACGAAACGGCCCAATTGGATTGGGACTTCAACGGAGAAAGCAATGAAGCTTAGTAAACTAGCTCTGATCGCAGCGGTTGCATGCGGCGTTAACGCCACAAATCTGACCAGCGCTTCAGCAAACGATATTGGATTGGTCTCTTGCACCTCGTCGCTTTGCGATTGTGGTGAGCCCGTGTGTGGTTGCGAGCCTGTTGGCGGATGCAACAACGAAGCGACTTGCGGTTGCGAAACTGTCGGTTGCTTGGGCGACTGCGGCTGCAACACAGGTTGCGACAGCGGCTGCGATTCGCTCTGCGGCGGTGGCCTTGGTAGCTGCTTGCCCGGACTGGGCGACTGCTGCTTGGACGACCCTTACACGCTGTTCGGCGATGTCTGCGGCATCGAAGTGGGCGGATGGGCGTCGATCGGCTACCACACAAAGGCGTTGCCTTTGTTCAACAGCCGTCCCGACAACGTTCAGCTGCACCAAGCATGGTTGTACGCTGAAAAAGCCATCGACACTTCGTGTGGCTTCGACATCGGTGGACGGATCGATTACGTCTACGGTACCGACGGACCCGACACGCAAGCGTTCGGAATCGACAACGGTCACTGGGACAATCAGTGGGACAACGGTGGAGACTACGGTCACGCCATTCCTCAGCTGTACACCGAAATGGGCTACGGCGACCTGTCGGTCAAAGTTGGTAAATTCTTCACGACGATTGGTTACGAAGTTGTTGCCGCTCCTGACAACTTCTTCTACAGCCACGCTTACACGATGTACAACAGCGAGCCTTTCACCCACACCGGTGCATTGGCAACGTACAACGTGTCTGACGACCTGAGCGTGTTCGGTGGATACACCGTGGGTTGGGACAGTGGTTTCGAGGACAACGGCGACAACTACCTCGGTGGTTTCTCGGCCGGTGTGACCGACGACCTCACGTTGACCTACTCCACCACCATTGGTCGATTCAACGAGCGTCAAGGCGTGGCGGGTGGTGCCGAACGAGGATACATGCACTCGATCGTTGCTGATTACGCTGTCAGCAACAACTTGCAGTACATCTTCCAGTCGGACGTGCTGGACAGTGAAGATGCTGTTGGTGCAACCGTTCGTGACACGTTCGGCATCAACCAGTACTTGATCTACAACATCAATGACTGCTTGTCCTTGGGTGGCCGCTTCGAGTGGTACCAAAGCGAAGGTGTGTTCAACGATGGTGCCAACGTCGACAGCGACGTGTACGCTCTGACGACTGGTATCAACTACCGTCCTCACTCGAACGTCTTGATTCGTCCCGAAGTTCGTTGGGACTGGGTCGATGGCGACTACACCGGGATCTTGGAAAACAATGACGACGATCAAACCACCTTCGGTTTCGATACGATCTTCATGTTCTAAGCTGCCCCGAACGACGATTTCGTGAGACCCAAGAGGCCGGTTCACCGCAGAAATGCGATGGGCCGGCTTTTTTTCGTTTCCGCTCAAGATTTCAGCGGTCCCGGTCGAAGGCTGGAAACTCGCCGGACCAACCGCCTAACCCGCAAAGTTTAACGCTGGTCCGGATTTTCCGGTGTTTTGGGCTGGGGTTTCTATGGCGTTGGTCTCAATTGCATCGCGCCGCGGGGACGATACCTCCCAACAAGGAATCGCCTCTACTTGGCGGTCGACACGGTTGACTGGTTTGCTGCCATGGAAGGCGGCAGTCACTGTGGACGCGGCGAATCCATTTGAAATCGATCAGGGACGAGCAAGATGAAATCGAAACGAGCTGCTTTGTGGTTGGCCCTCGGTGGCTTGGTTGGATTGGGAAGCCTCAATGGCGTTTCTGCCGCCGACCGATTCGTGGCCGACGCAAGTTACCAAGGCGGAATGCCCACCAGCCAGACGGAAGTTCTCCCGGTGGGACACTTTGACGCCAGCTGTGATGAATCGTGCGACACGTTTCCTGCAATGGAATGTGGCTGCGGTGAGTTGGCCTGCGACGGTGGTTGCGGCGACATGAGCTGTGGCGACATGGGAGGCGGCCTGTTCGATGACGGCGGATGCGGGTTGCTGGAATGCAACCTCGGCGATCCGTTCACACTCTTCGGTGAAGCCTGTGGCTACTCCGTCGGTGGTTGGGTTCAAATGGGGTACCACGACAAAGCATTGCCTTTGTTCAACAATCGCCCCGACGAATACAACCTGCACCAAGCCTGGTTCTACGCCGAGAAGGCCATCGACACGTCGAATGGTTTCGACTTCGGTGGACGCATCGATTACGTCTACGGCATCGATGCTCAAGACACCCAGGCGTTTGGCATCGACAACGGCCACTGGGACACCGGTTGGGATCACGGGCAGTACGGCAGTGCACTGCCACAGGTCTACGGTGAAGTTGGCTACGGCGACCTGTCGGTGAAATTCGGACACTTCTTCACGATCATTGGTTACGAAGTCGTTGCCGCTCCTGACAACTTTTTCTACAGCCATGCGTACACGATGGTGAACAGCGAGCCCTTCACCCACACCGGTGCTTTGGCGACCTACAACGCTGGCGATGACCTGACCTTGTATGGTGGCTACACCATGGGTTGGGACAGCGGATTCGAAGACAACGGCGACTCGTTCTTGGGCGGTGCTTCGCTGGCCATGAGTGACGATGTCACCGTCACCTACGCAACCGTTGTGGGGCGTTTCGGTGACCAGCCCGGTGGGACCACTTCGCAAGGCTACATGCACTCGATCGTCACCGACATCTCGCTGACCGATCAATTGCAATACGTTTTGCAGTCGGACTACATGGACGCCGAAGACGGCAACGGTGGGAACTTCAAAGAGACCTACGGCCTGAACAACTACCTGATCTACACGGTCAGCGATTGCTTGGCCTTGGGCAGTCGTTTCGAGTGGTACGACGCGGACGCAGGTGTCTACAACGGCAATGTCGATGTCTACGCCATGACCTTGGGTGCCAACGTCAAACCGCACGCCAATGTCTTGATCCGCCCCGAAGTTCGCTGGGATTGGGTCGACGGGGACAATGTGACGGGCATCTTGGAAAACGACCAAGACGACCAGACCACCTTTGGCATCGACACGATCTTCTTGTTCTAAGAACAGATGATCCGGAAGCAGCATTCGATCTCGCCGGCTCGCTCTTTTGCCGGCGAGATCACTGTCATTGCAAACAATTGATCGTCGAGATCAGACCGTGACTTCGACACTCAGATCGCTCCCACCAGAATATCTCTGGCGAATGGGGGCGATGATCGTTTCCATGAACTCGTCGACTTGTTGGGGAGCTCGCCCCACGTAAGCGTGTGGGTCGATCGCGGCTTCCAAGTCGATTCCGGCGAAGTTTTCGTCGCCTTTGAGACGTTCCAGCAGGTCGTTGTCGCCAGCGTTCTGTTTGACTTCGAGCGCCGCCGCTTGACTGTGCACGCGAATTTGTTCGTGCAAATCTTGACGGTCACCGCCCGCGGCCACCGCTTGCATCAAGATGTTCTCGGTCGCCATGAACGGGAGTTCGGCGCCCAAGTTTTTCGCGATCGTGGCCGGGTAGACAACCATCCCGTCGGCCACATTTTGCATCAGCACGAGTGCTGCATCGATTGCCAGGAAGGCTTGTGGGATGACCAGGCGACGGTTGGCGCTGTCGTCCAGGGTGCGTTCCATCCACTGCGTCGCGGCGGTCATCGCGGGACTGCTTTGCAGGCTCATGACGAACCGACCGAGCGCACAGATCCGCTCGCTCCGCATTGGGTTGCGTTTGTAGGCCATCGCCGAGCTGCCGATTTGATTCTTCTCAAATGGCTCTTCGACTTCTTTGCGACCGGCGAGCAAGCGGATGTCGGTGGCAATTTTGTGCAGGCTCTGGCCGATGCCGGACAGGGCGTCGAGCAATTGAGCGTCGACTTTGCGGGGGTAGGTTTGCCCGGTGACGGCGTAGACGGAATCGAACGAGAGTTTTTCAGCGATTCGTTTTTCGAGGGACCGGACTTTGTCGTGGTCGCCGGAAAACAGTTCCAAGAAGCTCGCTTGAGTTCCCGTCGTGCCCTTGGCCGAACGTGCTCGCAATGTTTCGAGTCGATGTTCAACCGCTTCGAGGTCCAGCACCAAGTCGTAGATCCACAGACAAGCTCGTTTGCCGACGGTGGTCGGTTGGGCTGGTTGAAAGTGGGTGAAGGCGAGGCAGGGCAGGTCGCGGTGCTGGGCGGCGAACTGGGCCATCTGGTCGATTGTGGCTGCCAAGCGTTTGGCCGTCAGTTGCAGGGCTTCGCGAATCAGCAGCAGGTCCGCGTTGTCGGTCACGAAACAGCTGGTCGCACCGAGGTGAATGATCCCGCGGGCATCCGGGCACTGATCACCATAGGCGTGGACGTGAGCCATCACATCGTGGCGCAGTTTTCGCTCGTATTTGGCAGCTTCGTCCAAATTCAATTTTGTTTCGAACGCTTTCAGCTGTTCGATTTGGGCGTCGGTGATCGCGATTCCGAGTTCCTGTTCGGCCTCTGCCAGGGCGATCCAGACCTTTCGCCAGGATGCAAACCGCCGCTGCGGTCCCCAGTGAAACGCCATTTCTCGTGACGCGTAACGCTCAATCAGGGGGTTTTGGTACGGTGTTTCCTGCGTTTCGGTCATTTTGGTCTCTTGCAAGGGCACAAATCAGGCGATGGATGGTGACATCGGCATTTCGGCCCGAAATGGAAGGGTTTACGATATCGGCCGGCTGAGCCAGTCTCGCAGAGACGCGGGCTCGGATGGTTCCGACGATTTCAGACGGATCTTGAATGAATTTTCAACGGGTGCAAGTGGCGGACAAACGAGTGATCAATCTCACACGAACATATTTTTGCAACTTCGACGGTCGACCACGGGCTCGCCGCGTCGCGATGCTCCATGCAATGACAGCCGTTCTGGCGGTGTGTTTGTCTGGATCGCAGGCGCTCGCTCAAGACGCCGCGCCTGCAAAAGCCGCCGGGGCAGGGCAGGGTGCCGCGAAGCCTGTCTTGATGACGGCATTGAAATTACTGCCTGACACGGCCGCTGGCGTGGTTCGGATTCCCGATCTCACCGTGCTGTGCGATTCGTGGCAGCAAACAACGTTGTCGGGCATCACCGATGACCCGGCGATGAAGCCGCTGATCGATGCCAATTTTGGCAGCCAAGGCGCTGTGTGGGAAAAATTGGGCGACAAGGTTGGAGTGCGACCCAAAGAGTTGTACGAGATTGCGACCGGAGAAGTGATCGCGGTGTGGTTGCCCTTTGAAAATGACAACCGCCGTCCTTCCTCGGTTTGCGTCGTTGCTGACATCCGAGGGAAGCACGAGGCAGCGGAAGCCGTCTTGGAGCGAGTGGACCAAGATCTGAAGGCTGACGGCGCGACTCGCGCCGATGTCACTCACGCCGGCGAAACCGTTCGTGTGTACAGTCCGAAGACTCGCCCGGGGCAGCTCAAGATCGAACAGGTGGTGGTTTCGCTCACTCAAGATCGTGTGATCGCGTCGGATCGCGATTCGGTGGTGTTTGGAATCTTGGACGCGATTGCAAACGAGGGCCGCGAAGATTCCTTGGACAAGGCACCGTTGTTGCGAACCGTTTGGAAGCAGGCTCTCTCTCGCAGCGAAATCGAAACGGAAGGCTCGCAAGTCGAATGGTTCGTCAAACCGCTGACGATGGGCCGGATCATTCGCGACGTGGCCAAAGTTGACCGCGGCAACAAAGTTCGTATTTTGAATTTGCTGGAAAACCAAGGCTTCGACGCCGTGCAAGCTGCTGGCGGAATCGCCGTCGTGGGGCAGGGCAAGTTTGATTTGCTGCACCGAGGTTATGTGCACGCTCCTCCCGTCACCGAAGAACCCAGTCGCTACCGTTTGGCTGCTCGGATCTTGCAGTTCCCCAACACCCCGCTGGACGAGATCCCGGCTTGGGTTCCTGCCAACACGGCCAGCCTGACACGGGTGAACTGGAAAATCGAAGAAGCGTTTTGGGCGCTCGAGACCTTGGTCGACGAAGCCTTCGACAATGAGATCTTTCGGCCCAGCATCGAGGGGATCCGTGACGACGAAGAAGGGCCGCAGATCGACATCGAAAAGAACGTGTTGCCAAATCTCTCGGAACACCTGTTGTTGTTGACCGACAACACACTGCCCGCGACGGTGGATTCGGAACGCGTGTTGGTCGCGATCGGAGTTCGCAATGCCGATGCGATTGGAACGGCAGTCCGCAAAGCGATGGAAGTCGAACCAGATGTGTTCAAGGTCGACACGGTTCCTGGTGTCGAGATTTGGCAGGTCAAGCACGGCAGCGGTGATGACGAACTGGATGACGAGTTCTTTGATGATCTCGGCTTCGAGGAGGAAATCGATGAAGAGCAAACACCACTCTTGAACACGTGGGCCATTGCGATGGTGCCCGCTGGCAAGGGTTCCGAGAAGGCGCACCTGGTCTTCAGCAGCCATGTCGAATGGTTGGTCGACGTGGCGAAGCGAATGCAAACGGGGGAAGGCGAGAAGTTAGCCGACTTGGAGGAGGTCAAAGACCTGCTGAAGCTGACCAGCGAGATGGGAGCTGGCAAAGTGGCTTTCCAACGCGTCGTGCGGCTGCGTCAATCGCTGCGAGCAAAGTACGAACTGCAACGCCAAGGCGAATTGAAAAACAGCGATTCGGTCATGGCTTCGTTGGTTCGGCGGATGTTCGAAGGCGATGAGCCTGAAGCTGAAGAACCCATCGAGCGTCTCAACGTGAGCAAATGGCCTGCGTTCAGTGAGGTCGAGAAGTACTTCCGCAACGCGTTCGGTTTCGTTGAAACCACCGAAACCGGTTGGAACCTCAACGGATTCCTGTTGAAGTAGGGAACACCTGCGGGGTGCGAGAGTAGAACAGTTGTCCTCAACTGTTCCGTCGGGCAGGCTTCACGGCCAAGCCTCATCGCATCCAAGCCCATTTCATCCGCTGGCGTCGTGCTGTTCAACGATGCGGGAATGCCCACGACGGCCCCATCCGGGGCGACCTGTTGTTCTTTTGACTCGGTCTCGGGGCTTCCGCCCCGAGCTAAGGACGGCGGCCCCTGCCGGGGCGATGTGACGTGATTGCGATGTCAGGCGGGGTGATCGCAAATTGCAAGCTGGACATTGCAAATTGGCAATTGCAGGTCGGTGAAATCACGCGACTTGCCGGGCCGGAAACACTTTGCAATTTGCAGGGATCCATTTGCACTTTGCAATCCACTCACCGAATCCTCAACCGGGGCCATGTCGGTGAATTGCGACCGCGTTGAAATGCCCCGCGTTGAAATGCACAGCACCAGAGTAGAACAGTTGTCCTCAACTGTTTCGTCGGGCAGGCTTCACGGCCAAGCCTCGTCGCAACCAAGTCCACTTCATCCGCTGGTGTCACGCTGTTCAACGATGCGGGAATGCCCACGACGGCCCCATCCGGGGCGACCTGTTGTTCTTTTCGACTCGGTCTCGGGGCTTCCGCCCCGAGCTAAGGACGGCGGCCCCTGCCGGGGCGAGGTGGCGTGATTGCGATGTCAGACGGGGCGATCGAAAATTGCAAACTGGACATTGCAAATTGGCAATTGCAGGTCGGTGAAATCACGCGACTTGCCGGGCCGGAAACACTTTGCAATTTGCAGGGATCCATTTGCACTTTGCCATCCACTCACCGAATCCTCAACCGGGGCCATGTCGGTGAACTGCGACCGCGCTGAAATGCCCGGCGTTGAAATGCACAGCACCAGAGTAGAACAGTTGTCCTCAACTGTTCCGTCGGGCAGGCTTCACGGCCAAGCCTCGTCGCATCCAAGTCCACTTCATCCGCTGGCGTCGTGCTGTTCAACCATGCGGGAATGCCCACGACGGCCCCATCCGGGGCGACCTGTTGTTCTTTTCGACTCGGTTTCGGGGCTTCCGCCCCGAGCTAAGGACGGCGGCCCCTGCCGGGGCGATGTGACGTGATTGCGATGTCAGACGGGGCGATCGCAAATTGCAAACTGGACATTGCAAATTGGCAATTGCAGGTCGGTGAAATCACGCGACTTGCCGGGCCGGAAACACTTTGCAATTTGCAGGGATCCATTTGCACTTTGCCATCCACTCACCGAATCCTCAACCGGGGCCATGTCGGTGAACTGCGACCGCGCTGAAATGCCCGGCGTTGAAATGCACAGCACCAGAGTAGAACAGTTGTCCTCAACTGTTCCGTCGGGCAGGCTTCACGGCCAAGCCTCGTCGCATCCAAGTCCACTTCATCCGCTGGCGTCGTGCTGTTCAACCATGCGGGAATGCCCACGACGGCCCCATCCGGGGCGACCTGTTGTTCTTTTCGACTCGGTTTCGGGGCTTCCGCCCCGAGCTAAGGACGGCGGCCCATTCAGGGGCGAGGTGGCGTGATTGCGATGTCAGACGGGGCGATTGCGGGATCGGCGATTTCGTTTTCGGCGAACCCTTTGGCTCTCAGCAAACACGCGTCGCACTGACCGCAGGGGCGCATTTCGACGCTGCTGCCTTGCGGGTCGTAACAGGACAGCGTTTGCGAGTAGTCCACGCCGAGTTCGATTCCACGCTGGATGATTTCGGCCTTGGTCCAGTGCAGCAGCGGCGTGTGAATCGTGAGCGAGTGTTCGTCTTCCACCCCGGCTTTGGTGGCCAAGCGTGCCATCGTTTGAAACGCGTCGATGAATTCCGGACGGCAATCCGGGTAGCCGCTGTAGTCGAGAGCGTTGACGCCGATGAAGATGTCTCGCGAACCGAGCGTTTCGGCAACCGCCAGCGCGTAGGACAAAAAGATCGTGTTGCGAGCCGGGACATACGTCACCGGAATGTCGCCTGTGATCTTGTCGACATGATCGGATTTGGGGACAGCGATGGACGAGTCCACCAGGGCGGATCCACCGAGCTGAGCGAGGTCGATGTCGATCACGCGGTGAGACGCGACGCTCATCAAACTGGCTTGCTTTGCCGCGCGGTCCAGTTCGCCGTCATGACGTTGGCCGTAGCGGAAACTGATCGCGTGGACTTCGAATCCTTGGTCGCGAGCAATGGCGACGCACGTGGCGCTGTCCAGTCCACCGGACAGCAGCACCACGGCGCGTTCTGCATTCGCTGGGGCGGATTCGTCTTTGGGTTGCGAGGTTGAGTTCATGAGTCGCCCTTCCAAAGTTTGCGTCCGATCGAGGGGGTGTAGTTCGTCCAGTTTCCATCCGCAGCGATGTCGGCATCGATGATCGAGGAATACGAGGCGAGCTTGGCATCCAGGTTATCGATGTGGTGCAGGGCGACGGCTTCGAGTGTGACTGGAATCTTGGGGCTGCCGTATTCCAGCACGCCGTGATGACTGACGATCAAGTGTTCCAGTTGGTGTCGCAGACCGGTGGAAAACTTTTGTCCGGTGGTGGCTTCGGTTTCGGCAATTTTTTCGCCCAGACGCTGAACGCCGATGACGATGTGGCCGACGAATTGGCCGCGGTCGGTGTAGCTGATTTCGCCGCCGGCCCGCAGTTCATCGATCTTCCCCAGGTCGTGCAGGAAGGCGCCCATCAACAACAGGTCCGTGTCGACCTTGGCGTAACGCGGTGAAATCAGTCGGACCAGTTCCATCATGTTGACGGTGTGTTCGAGCAGTCCGCCGGGGTAAGCGTGGTGGTTGGAAACCGCTGCCGCGGCCTGGCGAAACGATTGAACGAACGAATCGTCGTTCAGGTAGGACTGAGCCAGGGCGTGCAGAGCGGGTTGTGAGATCGTCGCCAGCAATTCTCGCAGGCGATCGAAATTGCTGTCCGCTTGGTTGGCGTCGAAGCGGTCAAAGTCACTTTGGTCGACTTCCGCTGGGTCCATGCGTTGGATCTCAGCGAGGATCACTTGCAGGGAACCGTTGTGGACCTGTGTTCGACCGCTGCAATGGATGTAGTCGCCGCGATCGAACGTATCGAAGGTGGTTTCGTCCGCGTTCCACATCATTCCGACGATCGTGCCGGATCGATCGGACAGTTTCAGCAAGATGTATTTGCCGCCCTGACGATTGACTCGCAGTTGTTTGTCGGCAGCTTGGAACGGCTGGGCCAACGTCATTCCGTCGGTCAGATCTTGGATAGCGGTTCGTGACACGGGCTCGTCGCGGGTAGAAGGCGAATAGATGTTCGGAGCAGGGCAGGGCGGTATTCAGCGGCCAATCGTATCAAGACCCGGCATGGATTCCATGGGGACAGATTTCTGCGGGGAGAGTTGTTGCACGATGTGCCAGTGTTTACCCTGCAAGGTCGGATTCTGCTCGACGGGGTGGTCGTGTCGACATTTGGGTCGGCAAAACGCTCCGGGGCGAGTGGGATTCATCGGATTTCCATCGCAACCCGGCATGTCATGACTGATTCCTCGTCCGAACCCGATTCACCGCCTGAGTTTCTGGATCCGCCAGAATCCGCGGACGAATTGGGCCGACTGGGCCCTTATCGGGTGATTGAGTTGTTGGGCAGCGGCGGCATGGGGCATGTCTACCGAGCGCAGGACACGCGGTTGCAACGCACCGTGGCGCTCAAGGTGATGAACCAGCGGTTCGCGAAATCGCCGAACAGTCGCAAGCGGATCGTCGAAGAAGCCCGCTCGATGGCCGCCGTTCACCACGACAATGTCGCGACCTTGTTCGAAGTGGGCCAACGCAATGGCACGCCGTTCCTGGCAATGGAATTGCTGCAGGGAGCAACGCTGGAACAGCTGCTGCAATCCGGGCGTCGATTCACATCGGAAGAGATCATCTCGATCGCCGATCAAGTCGCCTTGGGGCTGGAAGCGGCTCATGACCGAGGGATCATTCACCGGGATATCAAACCCGCGAATTTGTGGATTCAGTCACCCAGCGAACGGGTCAAAATTCTGGATTTCGGATTGGCGGTCGCCGGATCGGCGGTGCAAGGGTTGGCCAGAGGCGACAGCGTCGTCGGGACGCCGGGATACCTGTCGCCCGAACAGGCACGCAACGAAACGGTCGATGAACGCACCGACCTCTATTCGCTCGGCGTGGTGCTGTATGAAATGTTTGCTGGCAAAGTGCCGTTGCTGGCGCCCAACACACCGACTCAGCTCGTCAACATTCTGTGCCGTGAACCGTTGCCGCTTTCGCAGCGACAGCGTGATGGTGTTCGGGTGGACGTGCCCGAGCCGCTTGAGCGACTGATCATGAGGCTGTTGTCCAAGGAACCCGGGCAGCGATACGAGACCGCGGGCCATTTTCGCAAGGCGTTGCGGGCCGTTTCCGAAGAGATACAACACGCTCAACGGGCCGAATTGGCAATCCAAATCGACCCGGGTGCCGGTGCATCCAGTGGGGTGTCTGCCGCCGGCGATTCCAGTTCGAATGCCACGGTCAAGTCGGTGGGGGGGCACTCCAAGTGGCTGTTCGTGGCTGGCGGTCTGGCGGCCCTGGCGTTGATTGGCGGTGGCGTGTGGTGGACGCTTCGCGATGCATCGCCGGAGAAACCGACGGCGGTGGCGTCGGCTGCGGAAAAGGCTCCTGCTGTGTTGGCCGCTGGGTTGGGAGCGTTGCAATTGACGGGCAAGGTGATTTCCGACCCCGAAGTACCGGTGGGGCAGATGGCTCGGTTCCGGCTTCAGTTGACCAACCAAGCCGAGTCGCCCGAGACCGATCCGCGAGTCTGGTATTCGCAAGCCGGCCAGGTCGCACGCATCACGACCTATCTGCAACAGGAAGGCCAGCTCAAACGCAAGGCTCCCGCGTTCCCGCGATCTTTCTCGCCGAGGCAGTTGCCGGCACCTGGCGAGACGCAGTCGATCGAGATTCAGTTTTTGACCACTAACATGGCTCAGGAACGATTTGACGTGATCTTTGAATTGCAATCGCCTGCGGGTGCTAGTGTGGATTCGCTGGCCTCTCAATTTGAAGTCGTCGAGAATTTGCGATCCGGAGACCTGTTGGGGTTCCGCACGATTCGCACTCGAGCAGGAAAGGGAGCCGACACGTTTGTGCGTCGCGGCAGCACCGAAGACTTTGGCAAACAACCCGCTCTGGTTGTGCATCGTGCCGGCGAAAAGCAAGGCAAT includes these proteins:
- a CDS encoding 3'-5' exoribonuclease YhaM family protein — protein: MSRTAIQDLTDGMTLAQPFQAADKQLRVNRQGGKYILLKLSDRSGTIVGMMWNADETTFDTFDRGDYIHCSGRTQVHNGSLQVILAEIQRMDPAEVDQSDFDRFDANQADSNFDRLRELLATISQPALHALAQSYLNDDSFVQSFRQAAAAVSNHHAYPGGLLEHTVNMMELVRLISPRYAKVDTDLLLMGAFLHDLGKIDELRAGGEISYTDRGQFVGHIVIGVQRLGEKIAETEATTGQKFSTGLRHQLEHLIVSHHGVLEYGSPKIPVTLEAVALHHIDNLDAKLASYSSIIDADIAADGNWTNYTPSIGRKLWKGDS
- a CDS encoding protein kinase domain-containing protein, with amino-acid sequence MIELLGSGGMGHVYRAQDTRLQRTVALKVMNQRFAKSPNSRKRIVEEARSMAAVHHDNVATLFEVGQRNGTPFLAMELLQGATLEQLLQSGRRFTSEEIISIADQVALGLEAAHDRGIIHRDIKPANLWIQSPSERVKILDFGLAVAGSAVQGLARGDSVVGTPGYLSPEQARNETVDERTDLYSLGVVLYEMFAGKVPLLAPNTPTQLVNILCREPLPLSQRQRDGVRVDVPEPLERLIMRLLSKEPGQRYETAGHFRKALRAVSEEIQHAQRAELAIQIDPGAGASSGVSAAGDSSSNATVKSVGGHSKWLFVAGGLAALALIGGGVWWTLRDASPEKPTAVASAAEKAPAVLAAGLGALQLTGKVISDPEVPVGQMARFRLQLTNQAESPETDPRVWYSQAGQVARITTYLQQEGQLKRKAPAFPRSFSPRQLPAPGETQSIEIQFLTTNMAQERFDVIFELQSPAGASVDSLASQFEVVENLRSGDLLGFRTIRTRAGKGADTFVRRGSTEDFGKQPALVVHRAGEKQGNVWAISFLRFDLSQLDPPSGMESDSVSSVLERMDRSALLLSMAPDSHPGAGRITVHGWPSDLPTPDGIGALEWKESGEGHLTFETSPAAEDLEGLVPLGELEFNNSGEGLKDQPDGIRFISKALDDFLRSSTGVVTLVLSQEGWLDDPTQFHSRDRSPELAPGLAVRWKTDEGEPGF